A genomic segment from Candidatus Korarchaeum cryptofilum OPF8 encodes:
- a CDS encoding YkgJ family cysteine cluster protein, whose product MYLPWSYIHSFECNACGICCSHFSVPLRPNEALEISRKLGRYYVEIRKDRLFLRKESRSCPFLLSSHLCYLQMLGMKPRACKLWPFYIFKNPEYGRREEAAFSSKLGTFYIYVDPRCPGIAIGRPTEKLMSAIEEAVEIWLGLRREQVLTTSSLKALARMGHESMPKIAQIEDSWLLSSIGPQIPEIGELRNQSHRGALYRLE is encoded by the coding sequence ATGTACCTCCCGTGGAGCTACATCCATTCCTTCGAGTGTAATGCATGCGGGATCTGTTGCTCTCATTTCTCGGTGCCCCTGAGACCCAATGAAGCCCTCGAGATATCTAGGAAATTAGGGAGGTATTACGTAGAGATCAGGAAGGACAGGCTCTTCCTGAGGAAGGAAAGTAGGAGCTGCCCCTTCCTCCTGAGCTCCCACCTCTGCTATCTGCAGATGCTCGGTATGAAACCGAGGGCATGCAAGCTCTGGCCATTCTACATCTTCAAAAACCCGGAATATGGGAGGAGGGAGGAAGCGGCTTTCTCCAGTAAGCTGGGGACATTCTACATATACGTGGATCCAAGATGCCCCGGAATCGCAATCGGGAGGCCGACCGAAAAGCTCATGAGTGCTATAGAGGAGGCGGTGGAGATATGGTTAGGCCTCAGGAGGGAGCAGGTACTAACTACATCCTCGCTTAAAGCTCTTGCTCGCATGGGGCATGAGTCGATGCCTAAGATAGCTCAGATAGAGGACTCATGGCTCCTCTCATCAATCGGACCCCAGATCCCGGAGATAGGAGAGCTTCGGAATCAGTCCCATAGGGGAGCCCTCTACAGGCTGGAGTGA
- the pyk gene encoding pyruvate kinase: MPMQKTKIIATIGPSSSQIEVLKGMIAEGMSIARLNFSHGTIGEKMEQIEVIRRASYELGIRLGLMSDLQGPEVRTHMGKKELKIEDGDLVTVSGKEGIGEIKIKPSSVLRGLEPDDELYIDEGRIRLRVREVDGELLKCEVIQGGLVRDKRSVHASKPFELRGLTEEDKEAIKASISKGVDFIALSFVKSAEDVTEAMEFMRSISEEPPAIISKIETKEAVERIREILDVSYGIMVARGDLGVELPLQEVPKIQKKLIRLANQNAKPVITATEMLESMTQSPIPTRAEVTDVYNAILDGSDAIMLSAETAIGKYPVLSVRWMRIIAEMAESSLESRLDFPVDNIPSFIGKAAVEASEILKCPVIFCFTYSGYTARHVARHRPKARIIALSSNKRTSQLLTLTWGVETIDVTGDLDEALSYALSYCMDRGILSEEDRIVVTYGHPHGEAKTNTLRILSVRELQRAGTPKPSEITGPS; encoded by the coding sequence ATGCCAATGCAGAAAACGAAGATAATAGCGACCATAGGACCTTCCTCATCCCAAATAGAGGTACTTAAGGGTATGATAGCTGAGGGAATGAGCATAGCCAGGCTGAACTTCTCCCATGGGACTATAGGGGAGAAGATGGAGCAGATAGAGGTGATAAGAAGGGCTTCCTATGAGCTGGGGATCAGATTGGGCCTCATGTCCGATCTTCAGGGGCCCGAGGTAAGGACACATATGGGAAAGAAGGAGCTTAAGATAGAGGACGGTGATCTAGTCACTGTGAGCGGTAAGGAGGGGATTGGAGAGATAAAGATAAAGCCATCGAGCGTTTTAAGGGGTCTGGAGCCGGATGATGAGCTCTACATAGATGAGGGGAGGATAAGGCTCAGGGTGAGGGAAGTTGATGGGGAGCTACTCAAGTGCGAGGTAATCCAGGGGGGTCTCGTCAGGGATAAGAGATCGGTGCACGCATCAAAACCTTTCGAACTCAGAGGCCTGACGGAGGAGGATAAGGAGGCTATAAAGGCATCAATAAGCAAGGGAGTTGACTTCATAGCCCTATCCTTCGTCAAATCGGCTGAGGATGTTACAGAGGCGATGGAATTCATGAGATCTATCTCTGAGGAGCCTCCGGCCATAATATCCAAGATAGAGACCAAGGAAGCTGTTGAGAGGATAAGGGAAATACTCGATGTATCCTATGGAATTATGGTGGCTAGAGGGGATCTCGGCGTCGAGTTACCGCTTCAGGAGGTCCCGAAGATACAGAAAAAATTGATAAGGCTCGCTAATCAGAACGCTAAGCCAGTAATAACGGCGACTGAGATGCTAGAATCCATGACCCAAAGCCCAATACCGACCAGAGCTGAGGTCACCGACGTCTACAACGCGATACTTGATGGGAGCGATGCCATAATGCTGTCAGCTGAGACAGCTATAGGGAAGTACCCCGTGCTCAGCGTTAGATGGATGAGGATAATAGCTGAAATGGCTGAGAGCTCTCTGGAGAGCAGGCTAGATTTCCCGGTAGATAATATACCTTCTTTCATCGGCAAGGCCGCTGTAGAGGCTTCAGAGATCCTCAAATGCCCTGTGATATTCTGCTTCACTTACTCAGGCTATACGGCGAGGCACGTCGCTAGACACAGGCCTAAAGCTAGGATAATAGCGCTTAGCAGCAACAAGAGAACGAGCCAGCTCCTCACACTCACATGGGGTGTTGAGACGATAGATGTGACCGGAGATTTAGATGAGGCCCTGAGCTACGCCCTGAGCTACTGCATGGATAGGGGCATACTATCGGAGGAGGATCGCATCGTAGTGACTTACGGCCATCCCCACGGTGAGGCGAAGACGAACACCCTCAGGATATTGAGTGTGAGGGAACTTCAGAGAGCGGGTACACCGAAGCCCTCAGAGATCACGGGACCATCGTGA
- a CDS encoding NADH-quinone oxidoreductase subunit N — translation MMELIMWSIFAILSAAGLIIPAIDYLKGVRAGPYIALISTAASMILLALLMRKSGVMFSGLIRIDPLSTYIAFIAAFGSFLVVLASLSQAKDWSTAPSLYSLILLSLLGVLFILYANDASVVIASWALVAVASYVIVGMRKDDASLEASVKYSLMGVASSSLLIFGFALVLGVTRESQLIQLSYVSTQLREILVLGVLILIAAVGFKMGVFPFHAWLPDVYGGANPLLVSFVSGVVKLISIGAFIRVLQPLIPAISDYWFTAMAILSILTMFYGNLAALVQRNVQRMMAYSSIAQAGYFLIAFAALGSTKLALQAIGLQVTTYVLAKIGIFVGLGYLSRKGFELTLDGLKGSGRTMRLSGSMITILILSLMGMPPLIGFWSKFMYIFFSVMDIAPWLALLGVINSGISVGYYALVLRYMYFANPPELRAREGSKDAELYVLAIVGILSVVLGLGLVDHLVLLLS, via the coding sequence GGGGTGAGGGCAGGCCCCTACATAGCTCTAATATCTACAGCAGCATCTATGATACTCCTAGCCCTCCTCATGAGGAAGAGCGGGGTTATGTTCAGCGGACTCATAAGGATAGATCCCCTATCGACCTACATAGCATTCATAGCAGCCTTCGGCTCCTTCTTAGTTGTGCTGGCCTCACTATCTCAAGCTAAGGACTGGAGTACGGCTCCTAGCCTCTACTCCCTCATCCTGCTCTCCCTACTCGGAGTCCTCTTCATCCTCTACGCTAATGATGCCTCCGTAGTCATAGCTTCCTGGGCTCTAGTTGCTGTAGCCTCCTACGTCATAGTGGGCATGAGGAAGGATGATGCATCCCTCGAGGCGTCCGTTAAGTACTCCCTGATGGGCGTGGCTTCATCCTCCCTCCTCATCTTCGGCTTCGCTCTCGTCCTCGGGGTGACGAGGGAGAGTCAATTGATTCAGTTAAGCTACGTATCGACTCAACTCAGGGAAATATTAGTGCTAGGGGTCCTCATATTAATAGCTGCGGTAGGGTTCAAGATGGGAGTTTTCCCTTTCCACGCTTGGTTGCCAGATGTCTACGGCGGCGCTAATCCACTCTTAGTCTCATTCGTCTCAGGGGTAGTGAAGCTCATAAGTATAGGAGCATTCATAAGAGTTCTGCAACCTCTAATTCCGGCTATAAGTGATTACTGGTTCACAGCGATGGCTATCCTATCCATACTCACGATGTTCTATGGAAATTTAGCTGCTCTTGTCCAGAGGAACGTCCAGAGGATGATGGCGTACTCAAGCATAGCTCAAGCAGGGTACTTCCTCATAGCTTTCGCAGCCCTGGGCTCCACGAAATTAGCTCTTCAAGCCATAGGACTGCAGGTAACTACTTATGTGCTCGCTAAGATAGGGATATTCGTGGGGCTCGGTTACTTGAGCAGGAAGGGCTTCGAGCTCACTCTAGATGGGCTCAAGGGATCCGGGAGGACTATGAGGCTATCGGGATCAATGATCACGATACTAATATTGAGCCTCATGGGTATGCCACCCCTGATAGGTTTCTGGAGCAAGTTCATGTACATCTTCTTCTCAGTGATGGACATAGCTCCATGGCTAGCCTTACTGGGAGTTATAAACAGCGGGATATCCGTAGGTTATTACGCATTGGTTTTGAGGTACATGTACTTCGCGAACCCGCCTGAGCTGAGGGCTAGGGAGGGCTCAAAGGATGCGGAGCTATACGTACTCGCGATAGTTGGGATTCTCTCAGTCGTCCTCGGTCTTGGGCTGGTGGATCACTTAGTTCTCCTCCTATCCTAA